A segment of the Campylobacter vulpis genome:
CAATTTGCGCCTCTTCTTTAGCTTGATTAATGGCACTTTGTTTAATTTTATGGATTTCTTCTCTTGTGCTTTGATGAATTTTTTCTACCTCATCATTTGCTCCAAGCATTTGTTGCGAATTTTCTTTAACCTTATTTTCATCATTTTTAATAGAACTATTTCTCTCGTCCATAAATCTTAACAAAGGCTTATATAGCATAGAATTTAAAATCACAATCATAGCTAAAAAAATCGCCATTGTAGCTAACATTATCGAAATGTGCATATCTGAAAACATTATTTTCCTTTATTATAAATATTGCAAAATTGTATCTAAAACAAACTAAATTCTAAATTTCAAGCTAGAATTTCAAATATTTTTTTAATTTTATCTTTACTTGTTAAATATATTGTTAGTTTTTCCCCTTTACTTTCACACTTTAAGCCATATTGATTTAAAATTTTCTTAATTTTTTGCATATCCTCATCAAATTCAAAAGAAAATTTCTTATTATTTAATTCTTTGTTTTTTAAATTTTGGACAATTTTTTCCGTATCCCTTACGCTTAATTTCTGCCCCATAATGCTATCAACCATAGTTTTTTCATCATCTTTTTTAAGTCCAACTAAAATTTTGGCGTGTCCTTGAGAAATTTTACCCTCGGCAATTAATTTTTGTGTTGCTTGTTCTAAATTTAAAAGTCTTAGCGTATTTGTGATTTGTGTGCGACTTTTATGGATAATGGACGCTAAATTTTCTTGAGTAATTTGATGCTCTTCAATTAAGCTTTTATAAGAATGAGCTAACTCAATAGGA
Coding sequences within it:
- a CDS encoding FoF1 ATP synthase subunit B' gives rise to the protein MFSDMHISIMLATMAIFLAMIVILNSMLYKPLLRFMDERNSSIKNDENKVKENSQQMLGANDEVEKIHQSTREEIHKIKQSAINQAKEEAQIAIQTKKEELERKMASFYVELNAQKEELKQNLLKNLPEFKQLLENNIKKI
- a CDS encoding ParB/RepB/Spo0J family partition protein, whose translation is MGLNKDKGLSKLIGDLDEVYSRELGLDTNQVSEIPLAKIDLNPYQPRKHFDEEALGELANSIKEYGLIQPIIVLKKGERYVLVAGERRLRASQILGLKSILAFVADVKEKRLRELALIENIQRENLNPIELAHSYKSLIEEHQITQENLASIIHKSRTQITNTLRLLNLEQATQKLIAEGKISQGHAKILVGLKKDDEKTMVDSIMGQKLSVRDTEKIVQNLKNKELNNKKFSFEFDEDMQKIKKILNQYGLKCESKGEKLTIYLTSKDKIKKIFEILA